One Desulfobaccales bacterium genomic window, TTTCATGGTTTTGAGTGTTCCCTTGGAACATGAATGGCTCGTTCCCAAGTTGCACTTGGGAACGCAATTATGGCCCAAGCTGGGCTTGGGCACATTAATCACTAATTCCGCTCTTATAGGAATATCCTCTTGTCCCCAAGCTCCTGCTTGGGGACGCATCTGGATGCCAAGCTCTGCTTGGCAAAACCTGTCAACGTCACAATGAGCAGATTTTGCTTCTAGCTCCTAAACCGCAGCTTGCAATCCGCTGGATCAATCAAGAAAATCTAACTAGGTTGAGATTCTTGATATTGGAACCATATCTGGAATTTTTAACGGACCGACGTTAAGTAGGGAAATGGCAAGATATATCGCTTGCTTAGATGCTTAGAATTTCTCTATAGACATATTTAGCTAAAGCATCCCAACTTACTTTTTGATGTAACCTCTCTTCACTTTGCCAGTCTTCAGGAGAGATAGAGCAACCCTCAATTGTCACACATTTTGATGGAAAATCAGGTAAATAAGCGTGCAATTGGGCAGTCCATTGAGCTAAATTAGATTTTTCCATATCTACCACCATGGCCTCCCAAGAATACCAAAAAGGCCAAGCCTTAGCTTGTCTGACCTGATATCCCGCCGTTACTAAAACAGGGTTAAAAATAACACCATATTTTAGCCTGCTTCCCTTAATATCAAGCCCTCTTTCCCATTGGATCTTTTCATCAAGTCCCACTACTACAATACTTTTTCCACCTATGTCTTCGATTAGGCGCAAAACCGCAGCAATCGTCAATGCCGGGCGGAGAAAATCTAAAGCAGCAGATGTTTTGATATCTTCCTGGATTTTTGTATCGTAAGTTTTAGTGTTTATAGCCACAAGTTCCGCAAGAGTAAAGTCCGAGATTACCTTTTGGAAATAACTATGCATTTTGTGACATGAATCCGTTTTAGGTTTATATAAGTCACTCATGAATGAAAAATCAATATCTATTAAATTGCGTTGCAGCATATACTTTTTTAGATTTCGCATGAATTCTTCAGATTCATTTCGAGGAGTGTCTTTTGCACCACAGTCAGCTATTAGCACATGCACTTTCCACCCGAGAAGAGTTAGCAACCTGATAATTTCAACTTGTCCTCGATGGATAGCATTTACTAAATCTCTGGGAACTACAGGCCAGATTATTGAGGCCGGATTGGCGACATCGTTAACTGAGAAATTGGATATTACCACTGATGCATTTTTAAGATGCTCTATTATCAAAGGGGCCAACCCATATTCCGGGTCATCACCTCCAAGGGTGCACCAATCTAAAGAATATAACGTTTGCTTTGGAGGCTTCTCAATACCTTTTAACTCAAAATCCCCGCAATATTTAAAATATTTCCCAGCCTTGTAAGACTCCCAAATAGTCTCAAAGGCATTTACCAACCCTTCATTCACCCAAACCTCACCAGGAATAGCGAGACCTTCAACTCTGGATGCTTGGTTTGGACCTGATCCAAAAACGTCATCTCCATCAGGTTCTGCTACCCCTAGATACAATGCGATTCTAATTTGAAACGGGCTTCTGCTCTGACATGGTCGAGGAAAATAATATTGCTGGAGTTGCACGGCAAATTTTAAGGCAGATTTAAGTTCATTAAAGGTAATCATGTGCGCATCGCCGATGCTTTTAATATATTTACCTCCAACAGATTCGGCTAATAACTTACCTACTCGCAAATAATCTTCGCGAAAAGGCTTAATTTTATCATGGCCAAGTTGTGCCGTAAGATTGGTAAAGTCTTTTAGATCAGCAAAACATGTTACTTCCACCCTGCTACCCATCTCCATCTCCTCATCTGGCGGTAGAGAAATTTAAGTATCGTGCACCATGTGCCTGCATATCAATCTTATGCAATAACATTTCTAATCTTGGCCGCTTAGGATATTCTTCATCCAATATAACTTTTCCACATTCAACATTTGACTCAGTTCTGAACGTGCCATCCGGGGAAACCAATATAACTTCATTTGCGGTTTTATTGTGGGCTACCTGAACAGCCATTCTGCGATTCCAATCCTTTTTGTATTTAGAAAGAAGCTCCTTTTGTGTATATTCGATGAATCTCATTCTTGTCTGCTTCGACATTTTAAGCTTATCATATGCTTGTTGCTGTTCGATGGAAGGAGCTACCATAAGGATTCGCCATCCACTTACTTTCAATTTAAATAATTTGTCTCCAAAAGATAATAAATCGCTAGAATTAATTTTCGTCGCTACAGTTTGTACAGCGATTCTAACATTTTCATTAATACATTGACACAATGCACTTATGGCAGCATCTACAGTACTTGGATGAATATTCCGCAATTTAGGATACATTTTATTTACTGGCCGAAGCTCATCGTTAATTTGTGGCCGTTCAGAATCAATTGAAATCCGGACAAATACATTGTATTGCTTAAATATTTTTAAGTGATTAGAATTAAATGTATATGCGCTTGTATCAATTATAATTCCTGTCTTTTTATGAAGTAATGCGATCGCCTTTTCTAAATGATGGCTAAACAAAGGGTCACCCCCAGTCAAAACAACCACTAGGGGTTTAAACGATAAGATTGCCTCGGCAATTTCATCGATCTCATTTTCATCAGGTTCCTGGCACTTGCCTCTCATCAGATCTTCGGCATAGCAGTATTGACACGCCAAGGGACAATTACCTGTTAATAGCCAGTTTATCAGAATAGGGCGATTGGGATTGGGTAGTATTTTCCAAGCATCAGCATTTGGTAATAGATGAGGAATAGGATATTCGACATCCTTCAAGGGGATAGACCAGCCCGGGCCTAATGCTTTTTCATATTCAACTGAAGGGGCTTTGTCAGATTTCTGCTCAAGCCACATGAGTACTTTCTTACTGTCTTCCTCTCTACAGGCAAAAACTAAACCCAAATAAGGAGAATATACGAAAAGACCAAAACCTTCGTCTTCACGTACAAACAATCCAGATTTCGTATGCAAAACATTCTTAAGGGTCATTTTCTCCACACCTTTATGGTGTATTCCATGTGTCGTGCTCTAAGTCCCTTTGCTCTCGGGTTTATTGAACCTAAGTGGGACATTTCACGGGTGAGGTCCCTATCTATTTCGGCATCGAACCCGAGATTGCGCCAGATTTCGACTACGGCATCAGAAATAGGGACAACTATATTCCTGGTTGTATTGTTCACAACGATAATATAACCCTCAAAATTATTACTTAACGCCTTGGATATATTCAAGAATGCTTTTTCAAGTTCGGAAAAATAACTCGCAAAATAAGGTATATAGTAGACTTTGTTATCATAACAAGCATCTTTAGTTTTACCTTTGAAATTATCGATGCTTGAAAGAAATTTCTTAGCGGATGTACTACTGATTGTATATCCTTTACCCTCGTTATGAGCTTTTATTGAAGAGACATATACAGTCCCAATTAGTGTGCGAGTAAAAGGGTAGCCACCAATTAGCTGCATATTAGTTAATTCGACTAAGAAAGCATTTTCTGGAGCAAACATCGAGGAATAATCTTGGCTGTTTGGAAATGGAGGGGATGTTATCATGGCTGCAAACTTGCTCTCAGGCAACTCTATGGTTCTACAATCACCATAGATAACTTGATGGCGAAATACTTTACAAACAGAAGGGTCTGAGATTGACAACAGTCTTTCCACAACTGCATTAATATAATCATAAAAATCTGTTTGCCACCCGGTATAAACACATATGCCTCCGCGCTTGATATGTATCACAATATTACCTGTAACAGATGATGAAAACCTTCCAACAAATGGCAATAAAAATGCTAAGCATAGCTCCTCAGTGTTACAAATTGATAAATCCATTTCATTTAGTATTTTCTTACATAAATAAAATAGACGTAGTAATATTCTTTTAGATTCATCTGGAAACCAATCTTTTGAAACACTAGCTTTTACTTTAGCCTGTGGCCAATTCTTGCGATACTCTTTCAACCTCTGAGCAAGTGTAATGAACTTCATTGCATTGCCGGGATGTATTAAAACCTGCCATAAATATGCTGGTGGATTATATTCAATTGAATATGCTGAAACACCCCGCTTAGAACAATATGACATTAATGTACCATATCCTGCCATGGGGTCTAAAATCTCTCGCCGCTCTGCCAACTTCTGCACTAACGGAAATACTTTATCTTCTTCAAAGGCCGCATACGTGCGCCCACTTTTTAGCAAAGCACGATATAATCCACGTATACAAGACAAGTTTCCGAGTTTATCCACTCAGTTTGCTCTCCTACCAGACTAATCAATGGTTTGGACTTTTGATCTATGCTTTACACCATATGGAAATTATAGCCTATCTGCCATGGGGGTGAGGAAAAATTTAGCTCACTTTTAATTGGTTTTCAAGTTTCGTCAGATCGTGCGACTTAAAATATTCATGGGTTGGTGTGTGTCGCTCACTGCTATATATGTGTACCTTAGGTCATAAAAAATAGATATTCGATATAGTTATCATAAGTGCGCGTCCGATGATACGCCAAGAGAGAAAAATCTATCAGCCCGTAGGGCGGGAAAGCGCAGCGCATCCCGCCTAACCTGCCCCTGATGAAAATTGTCATTCTGAACACCGTGCAGCATCTCGCTTTTTCGGCAAGTTGAAACCTTTCCCTGCGTTCAGACAGCCCCGAAAACCGGTTTTGCCATGGCTTCCAGGCTCGCTGAGAACCTTCTTCGTCGAATTCGGGTCAATGATACTTTCTTTTCTGGCAATTCCCCTAACCTGCCTCTATAGTGAGCCAAAACCCTCGTCTCAACTGCCAGGGCTTTGGTCTCCGGCCAGTAGCACAGGCTTTCCAGCCTGTGCAGACCGTGATTTAGGCCCAATGCTGTTCACTTAAGCAATTGTAGGGGCGGGGTTTCCCCGCCCTGGCTTAAACGTGCCATGGGTTGGGCGGGCAAACCCCGCCCCTACAGCCAATTTTTGCGGCGGAAAGATTTTCCTATGATCCTTTTAACCAGATTCATGCGCCCAATATTCGCACCCTTGTTCCGGTCCGGCCGGTTTTCTGCGAAACCTTCCGTAACCCTGCGATACAGCACCGGAACCTGGACCGCTGCCAGCGGCACAACGGCGGATGCGCTGTGGCACTACCGCGGGACAACCGCGCTTGAGAGCGGGAGGCCTGCGTTTGAAAGAGCAACAATATCGCAATGTTGCGGTTCAGCGTCCCGGTGTTTTTTCTTATTTGTTCTAAAAGGCGGTCAAAGCAGGATTTCACAAGGGTGCTAGTTGCCCTTAAAAAATCTGCAAATATCTAACATGCTGTTTATTCAGTCATTTTTGGGGACAGCCCGAATCGCGAGCAACCCATTGAA contains:
- a CDS encoding adenylate/guanylate cyclase domain-containing protein, whose translation is MGSRVEVTCFADLKDFTNLTAQLGHDKIKPFREDYLRVGKLLAESVGGKYIKSIGDAHMITFNELKSALKFAVQLQQYYFPRPCQSRSPFQIRIALYLGVAEPDGDDVFGSGPNQASRVEGLAIPGEVWVNEGLVNAFETIWESYKAGKYFKYCGDFELKGIEKPPKQTLYSLDWCTLGGDDPEYGLAPLIIEHLKNASVVISNFSVNDVANPASIIWPVVPRDLVNAIHRGQVEIIRLLTLLGWKVHVLIADCGAKDTPRNESEEFMRNLKKYMLQRNLIDIDFSFMSDLYKPKTDSCHKMHSYFQKVISDFTLAELVAINTKTYDTKIQEDIKTSAALDFLRPALTIAAVLRLIEDIGGKSIVVVGLDEKIQWERGLDIKGSRLKYGVIFNPVLVTAGYQVRQAKAWPFWYSWEAMVVDMEKSNLAQWTAQLHAYLPDFPSKCVTIEGCSISPEDWQSEERLHQKVSWDALAKYVYREILSI
- a CDS encoding radical SAM protein, with translation MTLKNVLHTKSGLFVREDEGFGLFVYSPYLGLVFACREEDSKKVLMWLEQKSDKAPSVEYEKALGPGWSIPLKDVEYPIPHLLPNADAWKILPNPNRPILINWLLTGNCPLACQYCYAEDLMRGKCQEPDENEIDEIAEAILSFKPLVVVLTGGDPLFSHHLEKAIALLHKKTGIIIDTSAYTFNSNHLKIFKQYNVFVRISIDSERPQINDELRPVNKMYPKLRNIHPSTVDAAISALCQCINENVRIAVQTVATKINSSDLLSFGDKLFKLKVSGWRILMVAPSIEQQQAYDKLKMSKQTRMRFIEYTQKELLSKYKKDWNRRMAVQVAHNKTANEVILVSPDGTFRTESNVECGKVILDEEYPKRPRLEMLLHKIDMQAHGARYLNFSTAR